A single window of Bombyx mori chromosome 9, ASM3026992v2 DNA harbors:
- the LOC101738410 gene encoding palmitoyltransferase ZDHHC6, with protein MVLSPFRRLLHWGPISVLGIIKLITWAMVHMLGMWWPPQTSFYASLHAAMFLSFAAGTLYYFLQSLLEGPGFVPLGWQPDKEEDAQYLQFCTICKGYKAPRSHHCRKCGLCVLKMDHHCPWINCCVGHANHGYFTTFLMFAVLGCFHASVVLSICMYHAINRIWYIHHGSGDEPMIYVTLTTLLLTLLSIGMAVGVVLAVGTLLYLQIRGILRNQTTIEDWIMEKAAGRREEQGLPPFVFPYDVGWKRNIASVLSRSRGDGIRWPLKDGCGQYDLTREQQAQKADKRVRARLYVCRAAYSGRWCPLAQHPRAALAPPCTDEPRLPLAPGDALRATRHRRHWLFGERLAGAGGGEGGARGPRGWFPRNCVLPERDPAKAKPN; from the exons ATGGTTCTCTCTCCGTTTCGACGATTATTGCACTGGGGTCCCATATCGGTTTTAG gtataataaaattaataacatggGCCATGGTCCACATGCTGGGAATGTGGTGGCCCCCTCAAACTTCATTCTATGCATCGCTTCATGCAGCAATGTTCCTGTCATTTGCTGCGggaacattatattatttcttgcAATCATTACTTGAGGGACCTGGGTTCGTGCCTTTGGGATGGCAGCCT GACAAAGAAGAGGATGCCCAATATCTACAATTTTGCACAATTTGTAAAGGATACAAGGCTCCACGGTCACACCACTGTAGGAAAT GTGGCTTGTGCGTTTTGAAGATGGACCATCATTGCCCGTGGATAAATTGTTGCGTTGGTCACGCTAACCATGGGTATTTCACTACTTTTCTAATGTTTGCAGTTCTTGGCTGCTTCCATGCCTCTGTA GTATTATCCATTTGTATGTATCATGCGATAAATCGGATATGGTACATCCACCACGGCTCCGGTGACGAGCCCATGATCTACGTCACTTTGACTACTTTACTGCTGACCCTACTCTCAATAGGGATGGCTGTTGGTGTAGTACTCGCTGTTGGTACATTACTTTATTTGCAG atTCGAGGCATACTTCGTAATCAGACCACGATCGAGGACTGGATCATGGAAAAAGCTGCAGGTAGACGAGAAGAACAGGGTCTGCCTCCGTTCGTGTTCCCTTACGACGTGGGCTGGAAGAGGAATATAGCTTCGGTGCTGTCTCGGAGTAGAGGGGATGGAATCCGGTGGCCCTTGAAGGATGGCTGTGGCCAGTATGATCTGACC CGCGAGCAGCAGGCGCAGAAGGCGGACAAGCGCGTGCGGGCGCGCCTGTACGTGTGCCGCGCGGCCTACTCCGGGCGCTGGTGTCCGCTGGCGCAGCACCCCCGCGCCGCGCTGGCGCCGCCCTGCACGGACGAGCCGCGCCTGCCGCTGGCGCCGGGCGACGCGCTGCGGGCCACGCGCCACCGCCGCCACTGGCTGTTCGGCGAGCGGCTGGCGGGCGCCGGCGGGGGCGAGGGCGGGGCGCGGGGGCCGCGGGGCTGGTTCCCGCGCAACTGCGTGCTGCCCGAGCGCGACCCCGCCAAAGCCAAGCCCAACTAG